One Myxococcales bacterium genomic region harbors:
- a CDS encoding CHAT domain-containing protein gives MSRSRGERVEELGEGLGTLRTTPLTGAKRGSSPLAAAKELGSDELLRVADVVGGGALYCRVADLDATAQLLRRGRRSSGASDLVIEHLALAGLDEIVGQGVDAAVKAVEQAVSSRFGLFQVSPEASAFQAPERWTRKGIEGEAPALLLLHGAFSLPEHSFRHLGSSPMWTEIVSRYPDRVFAFASATMSESPITNALTLVEQLAPGAQLDILSYSRGGLIGELLAWPPQDLSLSEEGGRFERWMKRVEATVDRAQVERRREAYQAECAALSKLRATLEAKHIRVRRHVRVGSPVGGTPLAGKRLNTYLSIVLEAASALVPGPSLALGLAKRVVLEILRRTNDPRTVPGLVAMDPQGALVGALQRRGPASATRTLAVAGTFRPTGLLARAGMLAVDYFYGEPNDLVVPTASMWLAPPSESADAVRERVVAIADSSSHHFGYFTHPEAARALLDDDTRRGVVPKLVANAVGTATVLVEQGPDDGDAKETVFLLPGIMGSTLGTNAADPIWINVWKLRRGRFDDLDLAKDGLGDSKVGALSVLAPYYGSLHDALSESYTSIPWEYDWRKSILESAEALKTAVETRLAQTLGPVHFVAHSMGGLVVTAMLNLAPELKKRLQERDSRFVMLGTPLRGAIEPLLVLSGRHRLLAMLDAFDGPLHDARAIVRSFPGLVELLDPRSHNARLALDLCRVDPDAKSAAEVFWQKRDAWLAEDPFGITTHYVFGKADRTPDGVLGASPSDLDLSTTPSGDGTVPWSSAAGIPSVQYHYADAEHGAMPYRIEPRAILDMLAGRAWRSSSVSEAAKVPLRKERPSAAPLDESLLAAAFGSVPLPGAFSSGARPSTFKALTEDAHPADPSIPSIPLRPRIVHGALYTGQGVLVLPVFSGEPLSESGSALDRIYRNRLGALRGTAAWPTCAGAYTLLPEDPAEGAPAMLLVHVGLRSRLTKRGLRGAVRRALTSWSCGSGGAVDVTLSFEVPSVEGQSALGPEEAFVALIEASVLTNRAVASAGKGRRIACVEVCEPYRDLANRFAASLRNVVQWFSFEVDRGEVDAIEPMRTTEGFYGYRTASEGAWETWSRIQIDGRVRATSLRLTVVTGQGTAARCRSLIDVPLSVLASAEALADESLDRATAAEDLYAAITNRRLRLAIDDGQGLVLDVDARAAAIPWELLLPDVVDGVASPRDEVVRVLTERVVNDAVVACASPLALVVGNPQVGDLPDLPGAAAEANEVASAFARAPGPTWGVTHLVGKGPLSALSEVSKAYRVVHFATHGRVNEAGVGELYLGDNFWDGPRLVERMTEVPQLAFLNACFSGRSLAEGTRVASSVAQAFLRAGVRVVVVTGWAVGDAAAATFAKTFYDELLRGETFGRAVRRARRRARLGHPGDDTWAAYQCYGEPSTILFPEGRPERRLGDGARPRSAEELVDYLVCLHGDARILDPSARQRIGAATLQALGAAEAITAVGHRRAGILLRDVGWMEEALAQFGKALEKDDCPRDVLLWWRDTEARLARSSSLPDGARAWTSYLGGPSLDSWEAFRRRMTWLAIRRGDLDDAVLKLKSLGEKKPKRVASDSDAVLALGDGVRAVNLQSVAESSRAPASKVKREMLRDELDRILIDLVLGRDVDRARAAAVLLEVARLGPYRSMRSNAFERWMVSDAVLVEAVLELTPAGVAATPEDVAATYASALMGRAAILWASVAGDHLSGLLRALGDPPPDRARRMESFLREAIRVLPSSVT, from the coding sequence ATGTCGCGCTCACGTGGCGAGCGGGTCGAGGAGCTTGGGGAAGGGCTTGGGACGCTGCGCACGACACCCCTCACGGGTGCGAAGCGAGGCAGTAGCCCCCTCGCCGCGGCGAAGGAGCTTGGGAGCGACGAGCTCCTGCGTGTCGCCGACGTCGTCGGTGGAGGCGCGCTGTACTGCCGCGTCGCGGACCTCGACGCGACGGCGCAGCTGCTTCGACGGGGCCGACGGAGCTCTGGCGCTTCGGACCTCGTCATCGAGCACCTCGCCCTCGCCGGGCTCGACGAGATCGTGGGCCAAGGGGTCGACGCGGCCGTGAAGGCCGTCGAGCAGGCTGTCTCGAGCCGGTTCGGGCTCTTCCAGGTGTCCCCAGAGGCGTCGGCGTTTCAGGCCCCCGAGCGCTGGACGCGCAAGGGCATCGAGGGTGAGGCCCCCGCGCTCCTCCTCTTGCACGGCGCGTTCTCGTTGCCCGAGCACAGCTTTCGGCACCTCGGCTCCTCTCCGATGTGGACCGAGATCGTCTCCCGCTATCCCGATCGGGTGTTCGCGTTCGCGTCGGCGACGATGAGCGAGAGCCCGATCACCAACGCGCTCACGCTCGTCGAACAATTGGCCCCCGGAGCGCAGCTCGACATCCTCAGCTACTCCCGCGGTGGCCTCATCGGGGAGCTCCTCGCTTGGCCGCCTCAAGACCTCTCTCTCTCGGAAGAAGGAGGCCGGTTCGAGAGATGGATGAAACGCGTGGAGGCGACGGTCGACCGCGCGCAGGTCGAGCGCCGAAGAGAGGCCTACCAGGCGGAATGCGCTGCGCTCTCGAAGCTCCGCGCCACCCTCGAGGCGAAGCACATCCGCGTACGTCGACACGTTCGTGTCGGCTCGCCCGTGGGGGGCACGCCGCTCGCCGGGAAGCGGCTCAACACGTACCTGTCGATCGTGCTCGAGGCGGCCTCGGCGCTCGTCCCCGGGCCGTCGCTGGCCCTCGGGCTCGCGAAGCGCGTGGTGCTCGAGATCTTGCGGCGCACGAACGACCCGCGGACTGTGCCGGGGCTCGTGGCCATGGATCCCCAGGGCGCGCTGGTTGGCGCGCTGCAACGCCGCGGCCCGGCCTCTGCCACCCGCACGTTGGCCGTCGCCGGTACCTTTCGCCCGACCGGACTGCTCGCCCGAGCGGGCATGTTGGCCGTGGACTATTTCTACGGGGAGCCGAACGACCTGGTGGTTCCCACGGCGTCGATGTGGCTGGCGCCCCCCTCCGAGTCTGCCGATGCCGTGCGTGAGCGGGTCGTCGCGATCGCCGATTCGAGCTCCCACCACTTCGGCTACTTCACCCATCCCGAAGCGGCACGCGCGCTGCTGGACGACGACACGAGGCGCGGCGTCGTGCCCAAGCTCGTGGCCAACGCGGTGGGCACCGCGACCGTGCTCGTGGAGCAGGGGCCGGACGACGGTGATGCGAAGGAGACGGTCTTCCTCCTGCCAGGCATCATGGGGAGCACGCTTGGCACAAACGCCGCCGATCCGATTTGGATCAACGTGTGGAAGCTTCGTCGCGGCCGATTCGACGATCTGGACCTGGCCAAAGACGGACTTGGTGACTCGAAGGTCGGCGCCCTCTCCGTGCTCGCGCCCTACTACGGCTCGCTCCACGACGCGCTCTCCGAGTCGTACACCAGCATCCCCTGGGAGTACGACTGGCGGAAGAGCATCCTCGAATCGGCAGAAGCGCTGAAGACCGCGGTCGAGACGCGCCTCGCCCAGACGCTCGGCCCCGTGCACTTCGTTGCTCACTCGATGGGCGGGCTCGTGGTCACGGCGATGCTCAACCTGGCGCCCGAGCTGAAGAAGCGGCTTCAAGAGCGTGACTCCCGGTTCGTGATGCTCGGTACGCCACTTCGTGGGGCCATCGAGCCGCTCCTCGTGCTTTCGGGGCGTCATCGGCTCCTCGCGATGCTCGACGCGTTCGATGGTCCGCTCCACGACGCGCGCGCGATCGTGCGTTCGTTTCCGGGGCTCGTCGAGCTCCTCGACCCGAGGTCGCACAACGCGCGCCTGGCGCTCGACCTATGCCGCGTAGACCCCGACGCGAAGAGCGCGGCGGAGGTGTTCTGGCAGAAACGCGACGCGTGGCTCGCCGAGGACCCGTTCGGGATCACGACGCACTACGTGTTCGGGAAGGCCGACCGGACTCCCGACGGTGTGCTCGGGGCTTCTCCTTCGGACCTCGACCTCTCGACGACACCTTCGGGAGATGGCACCGTGCCATGGTCGTCGGCCGCGGGCATACCATCGGTGCAGTACCACTACGCCGACGCCGAGCACGGTGCGATGCCGTACAGGATCGAGCCCAGGGCCATCCTGGACATGCTGGCGGGGCGAGCCTGGCGCTCCTCGAGCGTCTCCGAAGCGGCGAAGGTTCCGTTGCGGAAGGAGCGTCCCTCGGCCGCGCCGCTCGACGAGAGTCTCTTGGCGGCTGCGTTCGGCAGCGTCCCCCTACCGGGGGCGTTCTCTTCGGGCGCTCGGCCATCGACGTTCAAGGCGTTGACCGAAGATGCACATCCCGCAGACCCCTCGATCCCCTCGATCCCGCTCAGGCCTCGGATCGTCCATGGGGCGCTCTACACCGGGCAGGGTGTCCTGGTCTTGCCGGTCTTTTCTGGAGAGCCTTTGTCCGAGTCCGGCTCGGCGCTCGACCGTATCTATCGGAATCGACTCGGCGCCCTTCGCGGCACGGCAGCGTGGCCCACCTGTGCCGGCGCGTACACGCTCCTTCCGGAGGACCCGGCCGAGGGAGCGCCGGCCATGTTGCTCGTCCACGTGGGGCTGCGGAGCCGCCTCACGAAGCGAGGGCTTCGAGGGGCCGTGCGTCGTGCATTGACCTCCTGGTCGTGCGGTTCCGGTGGGGCCGTCGATGTCACCCTGTCGTTCGAGGTCCCGAGCGTAGAAGGGCAGAGCGCTCTCGGACCGGAGGAGGCGTTCGTCGCGCTCATCGAGGCTTCGGTGCTCACGAACCGCGCGGTGGCGTCTGCCGGGAAGGGCAGGCGCATCGCGTGCGTGGAGGTGTGTGAGCCGTACCGGGATCTCGCCAACCGGTTTGCGGCCTCGCTGCGGAACGTCGTGCAGTGGTTCTCGTTCGAGGTCGATCGGGGCGAGGTCGACGCGATCGAGCCGATGCGCACGACGGAGGGGTTCTACGGCTACCGCACCGCCTCCGAAGGGGCTTGGGAGACGTGGTCTCGCATACAGATCGACGGTCGCGTCCGCGCGACGTCGTTGCGACTGACCGTGGTGACGGGGCAAGGGACGGCGGCGCGGTGCCGCAGTCTCATCGACGTTCCTCTCTCGGTGCTCGCCTCCGCGGAAGCCTTGGCCGACGAGTCGCTTGACCGCGCGACTGCTGCGGAAGACCTGTACGCTGCGATCACGAACCGTCGCCTCCGTCTCGCGATCGACGACGGTCAAGGGCTCGTGCTCGACGTCGATGCGCGGGCAGCAGCGATTCCATGGGAGCTCCTACTGCCCGACGTGGTCGACGGCGTCGCGTCGCCGCGGGACGAGGTGGTGCGCGTCCTCACCGAACGCGTCGTGAACGACGCCGTGGTAGCGTGCGCTTCGCCGCTCGCGCTCGTCGTGGGGAACCCACAAGTCGGCGATCTGCCCGACCTTCCGGGCGCGGCGGCCGAAGCGAATGAGGTCGCGTCGGCGTTCGCCCGGGCTCCCGGGCCCACATGGGGAGTCACGCACCTCGTGGGCAAAGGTCCCCTCTCGGCGCTGAGCGAGGTCAGCAAGGCGTACCGTGTCGTTCACTTCGCGACCCACGGCCGTGTGAACGAGGCCGGTGTCGGCGAGCTGTACCTCGGCGATAACTTCTGGGACGGTCCGCGTCTCGTCGAACGCATGACGGAGGTCCCGCAGCTCGCCTTTCTCAACGCGTGTTTCTCGGGCCGTTCTCTCGCGGAGGGCACCCGCGTGGCGTCGAGCGTCGCTCAGGCGTTCCTGCGGGCGGGGGTGCGTGTGGTCGTCGTGACGGGGTGGGCGGTCGGCGACGCTGCGGCAGCGACGTTCGCGAAGACCTTCTACGACGAGCTGCTGCGCGGGGAGACTTTCGGCCGCGCGGTTCGTCGCGCGAGGAGGCGTGCGCGGCTCGGGCACCCGGGCGACGACACGTGGGCGGCCTACCAGTGCTACGGCGAGCCCAGCACGATCCTGTTCCCCGAAGGCAGACCCGAGCGTCGCCTCGGTGACGGAGCTCGACCTCGATCGGCCGAAGAGCTCGTCGACTACCTGGTCTGCCTTCATGGGGACGCTCGAATCTTGGACCCCTCCGCTCGCCAAAGGATAGGCGCCGCGACGCTCCAGGCGCTGGGTGCGGCGGAGGCGATCACTGCCGTCGGGCATCGGCGCGCCGGCATTCTCCTTCGCGACGTGGGTTGGATGGAGGAGGCCTTGGCGCAGTTCGGCAAGGCGCTCGAGAAAGACGACTGTCCACGCGACGTGCTCCTGTGGTGGAGGGACACCGAAGCTCGGCTCGCTCGGTCATCCTCGTTGCCTGATGGAGCGAGGGCGTGGACGAGCTACCTTGGCGGACCTTCGCTCGACAGCTGGGAGGCGTTCCGACGGAGGATGACGTGGCTCGCGATCCGTAGGGGAGATCTAGACGACGCTGTGCTCAAGCTCAAAAGCCTCGGCGAGAAGAAGCCGAAGCGGGTCGCATCGGATTCGGACGCCGTGCTGGCGCTCGGCGACGGCGTGCGAGCGGTGAACCTGCAGAGTGTGGCGGAGAGCTCGCGCGCGCCCGCTTCGAAGGTGAAGCGAGAGATGCTCCGCGACGAGCTCGACAGAATCCTCATCGATCTGGTGCTTGGCAGAGACGTCGACCGAGCGCGTGCGGCGGCCGTTCTGCTCGAGGTCGCCCGGCTCGGTCCCTATCGGTCCATGCGGTCGAATGCCTTCGAGAGGTGGATGGTCTCCGACGCGGTGTTGGTCGAGGCGGTCCTCGAGCTGACGCCGGCGGGGGTGGCCGCGACGCCGGAAGATGTGGCCGCCACGTATGCGAGCGCCCTCATGGGGAGGGCTGCGATCCTTTGGGCGAGCGTCGCGGGAGACCATCTGTCGGGGCTCCTGCGTGCGCTCGGGGACCCGCCACCCGACCGAGCGAGACGCATGGAAAGCTTCCTTCGGGAAGCCATCCGCGTGCTGCCCAGCAGTGTCACGTAG
- a CDS encoding HipA domain-containing protein has protein sequence MSARVTRLRVTLPGRTVGHLEHHRDGRVVWTPDEAWAKENVPRLSAHVPLRSTLVEAGGTMPAWFENLLPEYDPHAPKKLRQYLCARLGIRETQSFRLLAALGHDLPGGVEARPVDTSDSGPELEAPSATDDRLRFSSVAGMQLKFSMSLVRSGFVLGATKGARQYLVKLPGAFSGSGGEASLVEVERATMAWTRASGLEVPAHEIVSTKLLSGIDPGWVPEDGTAFAIERFDRSPSGTKLHVEDLCQALGLAPRHKYGVLERGTFGAGSLVAFVADQAGDEEAREATRRLGFVLASGNNDAHLKNWAFVWPAGAPRPKLSPCYDQVATVAWREHFGWALAGGPTLPLAFGSTHRFRLLDDEAVAHAAKAARASWFRDELLEGITRARSAYASVGSVVPAPMHEGLVEHWASTPLLAKLGDLRR, from the coding sequence GTGAGCGCGCGCGTGACGCGACTGCGCGTGACGCTCCCCGGGAGGACGGTCGGGCACCTCGAGCATCACCGGGACGGCCGCGTGGTTTGGACGCCCGACGAGGCCTGGGCGAAGGAGAACGTTCCCCGGTTGTCGGCCCACGTTCCGCTGCGGAGCACGCTCGTCGAGGCCGGCGGCACCATGCCGGCATGGTTCGAGAACCTGCTCCCGGAGTACGATCCTCACGCGCCGAAGAAGCTCAGGCAGTACCTCTGTGCGCGGCTCGGCATTCGGGAGACCCAGTCGTTCCGCCTTCTGGCTGCCCTCGGCCACGATCTCCCCGGCGGCGTCGAAGCTCGCCCCGTCGACACGAGCGACTCCGGCCCCGAGCTCGAGGCTCCGTCCGCGACGGACGATCGCCTCCGGTTCTCCTCCGTGGCCGGCATGCAGCTCAAATTCTCGATGTCGCTCGTTCGGAGCGGCTTCGTCCTCGGAGCCACGAAGGGGGCACGGCAGTACCTCGTGAAGCTCCCCGGAGCGTTCTCCGGCTCGGGAGGCGAGGCGAGCCTCGTGGAGGTCGAGCGCGCGACGATGGCGTGGACGCGTGCCTCCGGGCTGGAGGTGCCCGCGCACGAGATCGTGTCCACCAAGCTCCTCAGCGGCATCGACCCGGGGTGGGTGCCAGAGGACGGCACGGCGTTCGCCATCGAACGGTTCGATCGCTCGCCCTCGGGCACGAAGCTTCACGTGGAGGATCTCTGCCAGGCGTTGGGCCTCGCGCCGAGGCACAAATACGGCGTGCTCGAGCGCGGGACGTTCGGTGCTGGGAGCCTCGTCGCCTTCGTCGCAGACCAAGCGGGGGACGAGGAAGCGCGCGAAGCGACACGTCGCCTCGGCTTCGTCCTCGCGTCGGGAAACAACGACGCGCACCTCAAGAACTGGGCGTTCGTTTGGCCCGCTGGCGCCCCCCGACCCAAGCTCTCCCCGTGCTACGACCAGGTCGCCACAGTCGCGTGGAGGGAGCACTTCGGTTGGGCCTTGGCAGGTGGGCCGACGCTCCCCCTCGCGTTCGGGAGCACCCATCGCTTCCGCCTTCTGGACGACGAGGCCGTCGCCCACGCCGCGAAGGCTGCCCGCGCCTCCTGGTTCCGTGACGAGCTGCTCGAGGGCATCACTCGCGCCCGCTCGGCCTACGCAAGCGTCGGTTCGGTCGTACCGGCGCCGATGCACGAGGGCCTCGTCGAGCACTGGGCGAGCACGCCGCTCCTCGCGAAGCTCGGCGACTTGCGGCGATGA
- a CDS encoding DUF262 domain-containing protein: MAATSPRSLHEPLERPPAATTLTVRDLVARVVAGRVRVPSFQRPLRWGVDDVVKLFDSLLRGYPVGALLFWKQQNLPAGAVRIGAANLDVPAQNDGFYIVDGQQRTVALAASLSELDHGGDPRWAVSYWPDSREFQADKKVPPRAGFAVPAAVLGDLRRLGRWFRGCALSEDQQEHVEQVQQRILDYSLPAYVMETDDPRPLRGVFARLNSSGAPMRADEVFDALLGSPAGPELDVGARAPSLLARLQSACDVDGFGEPPRPEALKALLAMSGHDPTQRLERLGEEAARRLVSEADAVPALRRTVAFLQARPDDPEPGPGIPAYAVLPYPVVFVILAKFFHRFPEPAPATRARLAQWVWRGIVTGTHERAAVSLLRWQVQAIGDDERDSLDALVAKVGERREASWELRPFHARSAASRVELLVLLEKGPRDHDGPVHLRSLIGLGERVAREIVRSSEWDRLDPDARALAKTAANRVLLDWRHSGLGGVLRKLRWSRDRAMLESHLLDEVALQMLKEKDYQALLRHRGARLRADVASFLNARAGYDEPVWRPIEHYVELAT; the protein is encoded by the coding sequence ATGGCAGCCACGTCGCCGCGCTCTCTGCACGAGCCTCTCGAGCGGCCCCCCGCTGCGACGACGCTCACCGTCCGCGACCTCGTCGCGCGGGTCGTGGCGGGCCGCGTGCGGGTGCCGAGCTTCCAGCGTCCTCTCCGCTGGGGCGTGGACGACGTGGTGAAGCTCTTCGACAGCCTCCTTCGCGGCTATCCCGTGGGCGCGCTCCTCTTCTGGAAGCAGCAGAACCTCCCCGCAGGGGCCGTGCGCATCGGGGCCGCGAACCTCGACGTCCCCGCGCAGAACGACGGCTTCTACATCGTCGACGGTCAGCAGCGCACGGTGGCCCTCGCAGCGAGTCTCTCCGAGCTGGATCACGGCGGTGACCCTCGGTGGGCCGTGAGCTACTGGCCCGACTCGCGCGAGTTCCAAGCGGACAAGAAGGTCCCGCCGCGCGCCGGGTTCGCCGTGCCTGCGGCGGTGCTCGGGGACCTCCGCCGCCTCGGGCGTTGGTTCCGTGGATGCGCCTTGAGCGAGGATCAGCAAGAGCACGTCGAGCAGGTGCAGCAGCGCATCTTGGACTACTCCCTCCCCGCGTACGTCATGGAGACGGACGACCCTCGACCGCTCCGTGGGGTGTTTGCGCGCCTCAACAGCTCCGGGGCACCCATGCGCGCCGACGAGGTGTTTGACGCGTTGCTTGGCTCCCCCGCCGGGCCCGAGCTCGACGTGGGAGCTCGGGCACCGTCGCTCCTCGCTCGCCTCCAATCCGCGTGCGACGTCGACGGGTTCGGTGAGCCGCCGCGGCCCGAGGCGTTGAAGGCGTTGCTCGCCATGAGCGGGCACGATCCGACGCAGCGTCTCGAACGCCTGGGCGAGGAGGCGGCGCGCCGGCTCGTCTCCGAGGCCGATGCCGTTCCCGCGCTTCGCCGGACCGTAGCCTTCCTCCAGGCCCGCCCGGACGACCCCGAGCCGGGGCCCGGCATTCCGGCGTACGCCGTGCTCCCCTATCCGGTGGTGTTCGTCATCCTCGCGAAGTTCTTCCACCGCTTCCCCGAGCCGGCTCCGGCCACGCGCGCGCGCCTGGCGCAGTGGGTATGGCGAGGTATCGTGACCGGCACACACGAGCGGGCCGCGGTGAGCCTGCTCCGGTGGCAGGTGCAGGCCATCGGAGACGACGAACGCGATTCGCTCGACGCCCTCGTGGCCAAGGTCGGGGAGCGGCGCGAGGCGAGCTGGGAGCTCCGGCCATTTCACGCGCGCAGCGCGGCGAGCCGTGTCGAGCTGCTCGTGCTCCTCGAGAAGGGGCCTCGTGATCACGATGGGCCGGTGCATCTCCGCAGCTTGATCGGGTTGGGTGAGAGGGTGGCCCGCGAGATCGTCCGGAGCTCCGAGTGGGATCGCCTCGATCCCGACGCGCGAGCCCTCGCGAAAACGGCAGCAAATCGCGTTCTGCTGGACTGGCGCCACTCCGGTCTCGGTGGAGTCCTGCGCAAACTAAGGTGGTCACGGGATCGCGCCATGCTGGAGAGCCACCTGCTCGACGAGGTCGCGCTCCAGATGCTCAAGGAGAAGGACTATCAGGCGCTACTCCGTCACCGTGGAGCGCGCCTCCGCGCCGATGTCGCCTCGTTCCTGAACGCGCGCGCGGGGTACGACGAGCCGGTTTGGCGACCCATCGAGCACTACGTGGAGCTCGCCACGTGA
- a CDS encoding AAA family ATPase has translation MQDKAFLARLETGGVVIFVGPPRLGKTSLLLRAKATLLEQERRVALFVLKTAKVASTREFVRRFVAALHREAKLSRGAVGTMPSEGSVLDFFGAELRAFASNAPGGPAVLLLDDIEDIAEVEDAREVLDTLDAVQRETGFTLVLTGTRHPLRDAPGYDARFAGARPFDLPDFSLADLAGLSARFGDAYVRQVFQLTQGHPYLTMCLLLAHEGGHVGSEEVLSVERAADLIFFAASASVGYQGTPSQLVEVVHKDFEHRPVRDRVDALIVYRALMNGQAEALQARVPGLVAEDSPPVLALVEHGLVASPATLRARDADGAWKLEGRNPILDYVFGGKAALPSRRRAAWRSVEWGKLVEHRPHLQLVYEWGTAGVLPAGELGERVAQWLEGRSAKLSIAEAAFRRVLSKELQRARRGRWGVGLMAAFFVLVGVGAVVGTKLAAAEAEAEAAKAEKAKAAEAEAKAAEAEAKAAEAEAEAEKAKAKAEAEAAEAEAELSGRLGAATSDLDRAKAELKRVERDATKSKKEHEEALAAARAKVESAEAVEKAAMAALNAMQQAQNRAKEALEARKQGHQGCISAMETQLDGGVSEKLRLDAVVRALECQERVHQDGGSAEVRSTVSSVLKALRPLTVTTVVASPTTSNTAVPEAAAPVPDAAPPAPDAASPSPPKPGSNDP, from the coding sequence TTGCAGGACAAAGCCTTCCTCGCGCGTCTCGAGACCGGGGGCGTGGTGATCTTTGTCGGGCCCCCTCGGCTCGGGAAGACGAGCTTGCTGCTCCGCGCGAAGGCCACGCTCCTGGAGCAGGAGCGGCGCGTCGCTCTTTTCGTTCTGAAGACCGCCAAGGTCGCGAGCACCCGCGAGTTCGTGCGCCGGTTCGTGGCGGCGTTGCACCGCGAGGCCAAGTTGAGCCGGGGGGCGGTGGGAACGATGCCATCCGAGGGGTCGGTGCTGGATTTCTTTGGCGCCGAGCTCCGGGCCTTTGCCTCGAATGCGCCCGGTGGGCCGGCGGTCCTTCTGCTCGACGATATCGAGGACATCGCGGAGGTGGAGGACGCGCGCGAGGTACTCGACACGCTGGACGCGGTGCAGCGCGAGACCGGCTTCACGCTCGTTCTCACGGGCACGCGCCACCCGCTTCGTGATGCTCCCGGGTACGATGCGCGCTTCGCGGGTGCCCGGCCGTTCGATCTGCCAGATTTCTCGCTCGCCGACCTGGCCGGGCTGTCGGCTCGGTTCGGCGACGCGTACGTGCGCCAGGTCTTCCAGCTCACCCAGGGGCACCCCTACCTCACGATGTGTCTCCTCCTCGCTCACGAGGGCGGCCACGTTGGGAGCGAGGAGGTGCTCTCGGTCGAGCGGGCGGCCGACCTCATTTTCTTCGCGGCGTCCGCGAGCGTAGGCTACCAAGGCACGCCCTCGCAGCTTGTCGAGGTCGTGCACAAGGATTTCGAGCACCGGCCCGTGAGAGACCGTGTGGATGCGCTGATCGTGTACCGCGCGTTGATGAACGGCCAAGCCGAGGCTCTCCAAGCTCGGGTGCCCGGGCTCGTGGCCGAGGACTCCCCGCCCGTGCTCGCCCTCGTGGAGCATGGTTTGGTGGCGTCGCCAGCGACACTTCGCGCGCGCGACGCCGACGGCGCGTGGAAGCTGGAGGGCCGAAACCCGATCCTGGACTACGTGTTCGGAGGAAAAGCGGCCCTCCCGTCGAGGAGGAGGGCCGCGTGGCGCTCCGTCGAGTGGGGCAAGTTGGTCGAGCATCGTCCGCATCTGCAGCTCGTCTACGAGTGGGGCACAGCGGGCGTGTTGCCGGCGGGTGAGCTCGGAGAGCGGGTCGCGCAGTGGCTGGAGGGCCGCTCGGCGAAGTTGTCGATCGCCGAGGCCGCGTTTCGTCGGGTGCTTTCGAAGGAGCTTCAACGGGCCCGCCGGGGGCGCTGGGGGGTTGGTTTGATGGCGGCATTCTTCGTGCTGGTTGGTGTTGGGGCTGTGGTGGGGACGAAGCTGGCGGCGGCGGAGGCGGAGGCGGAGGCGGCGAAGGCGGAGAAGGCGAAGGCGGCGGAGGCGGAGGCGAAGGCGGCGGAGGCGGAGGCGAAGGCGGCGGAGGCGGAGGCGGAGGCGGAGAAGGCGAAGGCGAAGGCGGAGGCGGAGGCGGCGGAGGCGGAGGCGGAGCTCAGCGGAAGGCTCGGAGCGGCGACCTCGGATCTCGATCGTGCCAAGGCCGAGCTCAAGCGGGTTGAACGTGACGCGACCAAGAGCAAAAAAGAGCACGAGGAGGCGCTTGCGGCGGCAAGGGCCAAGGTGGAATCCGCCGAAGCTGTCGAGAAGGCCGCCATGGCCGCGTTGAACGCCATGCAGCAGGCGCAGAACCGCGCGAAGGAAGCCCTTGAAGCCCGCAAGCAGGGGCACCAAGGGTGCATCAGCGCTATGGAAACCCAGCTGGATGGCGGGGTTTCCGAGAAACTTCGCCTCGACGCCGTCGTCAGGGCGCTGGAATGTCAGGAGCGTGTGCATCAGGACGGAGGCAGCGCGGAGGTGAGGTCCACGGTGTCCAGCGTCCTGAAGGCGCTCAGGCCCCTTACCGTCACGACCGTTGTGGCGAGCCCCACCACGTCCAACACAGCCGTTCCCGAGGCAGCCGCCCCCGTACCCGACGCAGCCCCCCCGGCCCCCGACGCAGCCTCTCCTTCCCCCCCTAAGCCCGGATCCAACGACCCATGA
- a CDS encoding AAA-like domain-containing protein has product MSPKINAPRWLVRAVEERARGFLERGRLVFLSGPRFFGKSALLGRLGVSVAPVSLRDPARLYELGGAELASVGEAVRHAARRGSSERPVVLHVTDGQAMSPFESGEDGARARGEVLGQLLGAFDEPEVRAHVRLVVTSHIPFVELGSEAYWAMRLPECTIGDLSAEGTRAFGRLWGVDFAHGELEALRDRVGGHPYLTKLLFAAVEQGSSLERAICTSSDDDGPLAPFFRAAWEWLQEPELLRAAKEAVELEQRPANRATFALEVGGIVRPGSPPVPYGAVADWIGRLR; this is encoded by the coding sequence ATGAGCCCGAAGATCAACGCTCCCCGATGGCTCGTGCGTGCCGTGGAGGAGCGGGCGCGGGGCTTTCTGGAGAGGGGGCGCCTCGTCTTCCTCTCGGGTCCGCGGTTCTTCGGCAAGTCGGCCCTGCTCGGCCGGCTCGGCGTGAGCGTCGCGCCGGTTTCGCTGCGGGATCCGGCTCGGCTGTACGAGCTTGGCGGGGCCGAGCTCGCGTCGGTGGGAGAGGCCGTTCGCCACGCCGCCCGCAGGGGCTCGTCAGAGCGACCGGTCGTGCTCCACGTGACGGATGGTCAGGCGATGAGCCCCTTTGAGTCGGGGGAGGATGGCGCCCGTGCCCGCGGTGAGGTGCTTGGTCAGCTGCTCGGTGCGTTCGACGAGCCCGAGGTGCGAGCCCACGTCAGGCTCGTGGTGACGAGCCACATCCCGTTCGTGGAGCTCGGTTCGGAGGCGTATTGGGCCATGCGGCTCCCAGAGTGCACGATCGGCGATCTGTCCGCGGAGGGGACTCGTGCGTTCGGGAGGCTATGGGGCGTCGACTTTGCGCACGGCGAGCTCGAGGCGCTGCGTGACCGAGTGGGCGGCCATCCGTACCTCACGAAGCTTCTCTTTGCGGCCGTTGAACAGGGGAGCTCGCTCGAACGGGCGATCTGCACGTCGTCGGACGACGACGGCCCGCTGGCTCCGTTTTTTCGGGCGGCTTGGGAGTGGCTGCAGGAGCCCGAGCTTCTTCGCGCCGCTAAGGAGGCGGTCGAGCTCGAGCAACGGCCGGCGAACCGGGCCACGTTCGCGCTCGAGGTGGGCGGCATCGTGCGGCCTGGCAGCCCGCCCGTCCCCTACGGTGCTGTAGCGGATTGGATCGGGCGGCTACGGTGA